CCGACCACCACCACCCAAAGAACTACTATAAGCTTTAGATTTAATTTCAAAAATCATTCCTGTATAGTAGTCTAAACCACGAGCTAATGTCGGTTCAAAGACTAGATTTTGTTCTGGAATACCTAAGTTTTGAGCAGCTACCATAATGGCCTTCAAATTGTTAGAAGGGCTAGCTTTTTGAATTTCAGTTAATACTTGTTCTGCTTTCGTTTTTTCTAAACCCTTAGCTGTAAGCTCAGCTACAACTTCTTCAGGTTTTAGCTTATCTAGTTTATCAATACTCTGAGTAATACTGAAAATATCTACATTCACAGATGTAAAAGCCTGTAGAACTTGGAACAACACTTGTCGATCATTAATGGTAATTACAGTATCTGCAAACCCCAGGTTTTGAAAAATATCAAAACAGCAGGCCAAGATTTCTGCATCCGCTAAAGGACTTGTGCTACCGTAGATATCAAAGTCACATTGAGTAAATTCTCTAAATCTCCCTTTTTGTGGCTTTTCGGCCCGAAAGACATTTTGAAGCTGGTAACGCCGAAAGAAATTAGGTAGCTTCCCCTGATATTGAGCCAGCAACCGAGCAGTAGGTACTGTTTGATCATATCGTAATGCAATATCTCGTCCACCTCGATCTTTAAACTGATATACAAGTTTATCGGCTTCAGCACCATACTTACCCAGCAGAATTGAAGCATATTCTAAAGTAGGGGTTTCTAAGGGTTCAAAGCCAAAAAGTTCACAGCTTTGTTTAACCTTAGCTGCTACAAAATCTCTAACTCGTTTATCTTCTGGCAAAAAATCCCGAAAACCCTTTAGGGTTTGTAAATTATTTTGTTTCATAGTTTTCCTTTATTACTTTTCTAATAGATTTTATCAGAAATAACGACGTGTGGCCTACACGCTGCTGGTTCCTTGCAGATGTAAGCCATATTTTTAATCATCACTTGGCCTTAACCTATCAATAGCTATTGGTTGTTTTTTATCAGCGTCATCTTCATCTTGTAATATTTCATTTTCATCATTTTTTCCAATGGTTTCTCCAGTTATTCGATCAATTACGATAGGAATCACTAATTCTGATTCTCTTTCCATATTTTTTCACCTCCTTTTTCCAACTAAAAAAGCCTCCGCTCTCTAGTTGCTATTAAATTAATAACAAACAGAGAACGAAGGCTTATCTATGCTTTTTTAGGCAAAAAATAAGGACCTCCGCGGTCCCATCTCTTTTCTCATTAGCTATGAACTAATGAGCGCTTGGTCCCGCCTCCACCCTTTCGGACGACAACAGGTGTT
This window of the Candidatus Beckwithbacteria bacterium genome carries:
- the hisS gene encoding histidine--tRNA ligase, which gives rise to MKQNNLQTLKGFRDFLPEDKRVRDFVAAKVKQSCELFGFEPLETPTLEYASILLGKYGAEADKLVYQFKDRGGRDIALRYDQTVPTARLLAQYQGKLPNFFRRYQLQNVFRAEKPQKGRFREFTQCDFDIYGSTSPLADAEILACCFDIFQNLGFADTVITINDRQVLFQVLQAFTSVNVDIFSITQSIDKLDKLKPEEVVAELTAKGLEKTKAEQVLTEIQKASPSNNLKAIMVAAQNLGIPEQNLVFEPTLARGLDYYTGMIFEIKSKAYSSSLGGGGRYDNLIKQLGGIEIPAVGVGLGFDRIVELVKQNNFFESNKSSTQVFITIFNQDLQKYSLTICQQLRAQNISAELSLTTDNIGKQIKLANQKKIPYVVIVGDEEVAQNTVTLKNLSNGEQVTTTLEEAITKLKQ